The Methanobacteriaceae archaeon genomic interval AACTGCAACTTTCTGGTTAGCATACCCAAGATCTCGTCCATGAATAATTCCATTTCTATATGGAATATCTAATTCTTCAGTGGTTGTTGTTCCTCTACTTTGATATAACAATTTTTTTAGCTTATTTAATCCAGTCTGATGAGCTGCAATGGAATCCCATGCATATATATTATCTCCATCGGTAAAAAACCCTTTATTACCACCAATTTCGTTCATATCCGCTACGACACCATCAATTATAGAAAAAACAATAGGAATACATGAATGATATCTTTCATTTAAATAATCTTCATATGCCTTTTGAATTAAATCAATTCTTAATTCGAATTCACTTACTCCTTTAATAATTCGAATATTTATTTCCAATTGTTCATTATATCCATCTATCAAAACTTGTTCAGCTTCTTCAAATTTTTCTTCTTCAGCTAATTCAACTGCTTTTTTCATAGCTTCGAATTTAATTGATTCGTGAGCTATCCATCCATATTTTAAGAAATGTTTATTGAATTTATCTGGAATTTCAAATATAGAGAATTGTTTTTCAAGTTTATCTATTTCAGGAAAGGTATTAGTTAACTCATCGACATCAAGACCGGCAGGAATAAGTCCATCTAAAAGACCTGATTCAGTAGCACTTCTTAAAGCTTTCATCCCATCAAGCGATTCTTTCATTTCTTTAGCAGAAGGATTGTCTTTTATTAATTTATTAGTTTCATTAATTTTAGAAAAATCAATATTTTGTATAGAATTACTGTTTTTCCTATCTTTTTTGCGACAACACTTTTTATATTTTTTGCCACTTCCACAATGACATGGATCATTATTTCCAAGTTTAATATTAGTTCCTTTTGTCATTTTGATAACCTTAATTAGTATAAGTTAAATTCAACACATCCTAATCCTATTACACTTATCCACAATCCCCACTAACTCCTCATAACTAAACAAATCCAGTGGATTCTCATCCTCAAAGGGAGGCCCACCTAAATCCTTCATTTCAATATGCTTCCTCTCAGAGAAGACTTTCTTCAGTAACATTAGAAATTCAACCTGGCGGGAGGTGTAATGCACATTCTCCACTATGTAATCATTAAATCTCTTCTCAATTATCATCCTTGGATCGTCATCACGGGAGAGGCCAATAATATCTCTCAGGAATTGTAAAAAGTCAATATTTTGCTGTTTTTGAATGTATTCTATGGTTATTTCTGGTTTTAGAGATGATAGTTCCCTTTCTAAATCCAGTAACTCTCCTGAATTAATACCATGACCTTCTTTTAATTTGCGGACAGATTCATTCCGCTCCAGAAGTCTTTTAAGTTCCTCGTCTTCCTGGACTTCTTTTTCAAACTTCTTCCAGTCGGTAATTACGTCGGCCACAGGTATATCAATAATGCCTTCTCCGGTGGGTTCAAAGTACTTCATTAAGGGTGCTACTTCTGTAACCAAAAATTCCACGTCTTCAAAGGTTAAATCCTCCCAGAATTCACTCTGCCTTGCTTTAATTAGTTGGGGTTTCTTCTCGCTTATTACTTGGAGGTTGTCTTTTTCCATGACATTACTTATCATGAAGACCACTTCCCGGCGTATTTTATCTATTTTTTCCTTATCAAGATCCAGAATACACTCAAAGAGTTTTTCTGATTTCAAGATAAATGAGGAAACTTTAGAATTAGAGCCAAACTGGGTAATCATTAAAGGAGATATTTCCTCAATTAAGGGATCCACAAAGCCCTCTAAATCATCACTATTTTTAATCTTAGAAATTATAGATGCTTTTTCCCGGACTAAAAAGAACTCCTCATTCAACTCATCCATGGTAACTCTAATTTTTCCAGTAATCAGTTCCTTCTGCTCTACTGTCAAATCTTTATCTAAAAGAGCCACCCGATTGTTAAAAATGGTGGTTAAAACATCATTAGGCACACCAGTACCTTTTCCCCTTTCCAGTTCGTGATATTCTATATTGGAATGGCCCCCAATCATAAAATCAAATATTAGGAAATCATTCTTCTTACCCGAAGGTAGCCAGTCTTTGTGTTTGCAGGCCTGTAAATTCCGGGTTCCCCTGCCCAGCATTTGCCAGAATCTTATGGGTGAATAGACTGGTTTTACAAATACCAGGTTGCAGATTTCTGGAATATCCACTCCAGTATCCAGCATTCCCACTGATAGGGCAATTCGTGGATTGGACTGTTTTTTAAAGCGTTCCACTTCATCGTCATTGCGGGCCATATTAGAGGTTATAACCTGCACCTCATCAGAGAATTTAGGAAATAATTCTCCAAAAACCTTTTTCATGTGCTTGGCATGGTTGCGGCTGGCACAGAAGAAAATAGACTTGGCTGGTTTTCCCTCATCTGATTTATAGCAATACTCCATAAAACTTTTAATTATGAGAGCATTGGTCTTATCATCCATGAATACCCGGTCAAATTGAGAACCAGTTAATTCCAACTCATCAGGATCAACTTTCTGTCTTCTTAAATGGTCTTTAAGAAACTTATCCAGATTTTCAGGTTTTATCCCTTCATTTAAAACCTTGGTAGATATAATATGGGCAAAATAGGGGACTAATACTCCGTCACGCACTGCCTCATCATAAGCGTATTCCACGGTGGCCTTACCAAATAAATCAAAGGTACTTTGAGTTTCCCGTTCACGAGGCGTGGCCGTTAATCCAATTTTTATACAGTCAAAGTACTGGTAAATTAGATTGTTTCTATCATAAATAGAACGGTGGGCCTCATCAAAAACAATTAAATCAAAAAATCCAGGGGAGAATTTTTCAAATAAACGAGTTTCCTTGCCCTGCATTAAAGTCTGGACGGTGGTAACATACAATCGGCTGTTATCATTGAATCCATTCCTTAAATCAGCCACCGGCTCGGTGAAATATTTTTTAAATCCATTATCCTTGGCCTGCCTTACCAGAGCTACCCTATCAGCAATAAATAAGACATTTCGCACCATATTAGCTTTAATCAGCAAATCAATGATGGCCATGGCCACTCTGGTCTTTCCTGTACCGGTGGCCATTTCAATTAAGGCCGTTCTATGGCATTCGGCAAAGTGTTCACTTAATTTCCTCACAATCTGCACACTGCGGGGCCTATCCACAATATAAGTATTTAATTTAATACCGCGAGGATCTTTACGGTTATTATAAAGGTCCCTTCGTCTTTTTAAATCACTCTGAGAAAAGGGGCCACTTACTTTCCTTT includes:
- a CDS encoding SEC-C metal-binding domain-containing protein; this translates as MTKGTNIKLGNNDPCHCGSGKKYKKCCRKKDRKNSNSIQNIDFSKINETNKLIKDNPSAKEMKESLDGMKALRSATESGLLDGLIPAGLDVDELTNTFPEIDKLEKQFSIFEIPDKFNKHFLKYGWIAHESIKFEAMKKAVELAEEEKFEEAEQVLIDGYNEQLEINIRIIKGVSEFELRIDLIQKAYEDYLNERYHSCIPIVFSIIDGVVADMNEIGGNKGFFTDGDNIYAWDSIAAHQTGLNKLKKLLYQSRGTTTTEELDIPYRNGIIHGRDLGYANQKVAVKTWATLIALKDGIVAIKTKGMVPIVKEKPTIGDMMTSIVDHEKKMELITNWKPRKLKVNENFPEFGTSIEYQDGSPERTLVEFFESWKSNKYGLMVEKLNYRFFEEDTLGKMVFELKNGIFKDKQIKNFSILSIDDSAMTSTITVNLTIQKEDDEISKDIIFHMNYENENGEMEPIGMKSGSWKIYNGIYDIEGL
- a CDS encoding DEAD/DEAH box helicase family protein — protein: MDSYTDDVSQISEHKTRKEYIDPLLERTGWLDKYIKEEVNSVKSNFKNKNIIYFNGSVERGVDRFIDYVLLDEDYTPLAIIEAKRFSKDPDIGRIQARSYAQDIESQVGFKVPIFLTNGQKWVLIDEYGIERKVSGPFSQSDLKRRRDLYNNRKDPRGIKLNTYIVDRPRSVQIVRKLSEHFAECHRTALIEMATGTGKTRVAMAIIDLLIKANMVRNVLFIADRVALVRQAKDNGFKKYFTEPVADLRNGFNDNSRLYVTTVQTLMQGKETRLFEKFSPGFFDLIVFDEAHRSIYDRNNLIYQYFDCIKIGLTATPRERETQSTFDLFGKATVEYAYDEAVRDGVLVPYFAHIISTKVLNEGIKPENLDKFLKDHLRRQKVDPDELELTGSQFDRVFMDDKTNALIIKSFMEYCYKSDEGKPAKSIFFCASRNHAKHMKKVFGELFPKFSDEVQVITSNMARNDDEVERFKKQSNPRIALSVGMLDTGVDIPEICNLVFVKPVYSPIRFWQMLGRGTRNLQACKHKDWLPSGKKNDFLIFDFMIGGHSNIEYHELERGKGTGVPNDVLTTIFNNRVALLDKDLTVEQKELITGKIRVTMDELNEEFFLVREKASIISKIKNSDDLEGFVDPLIEEISPLMITQFGSNSKVSSFILKSEKLFECILDLDKEKIDKIRREVVFMISNVMEKDNLQVISEKKPQLIKARQSEFWEDLTFEDVEFLVTEVAPLMKYFEPTGEGIIDIPVADVITDWKKFEKEVQEDEELKRLLERNESVRKLKEGHGINSGELLDLERELSSLKPEITIEYIQKQQNIDFLQFLRDIIGLSRDDDPRMIIEKRFNDYIVENVHYTSRQVEFLMLLKKVFSERKHIEMKDLGGPPFEDENPLDLFSYEELVGIVDKCNRIRMC